One segment of Candidatus Neomarinimicrobiota bacterium DNA contains the following:
- the meaB gene encoding methylmalonyl Co-A mutase-associated GTPase MeaB has translation MASPLVEELLAGSALAMARAISILENDSPDAPALIDALHPSANSGYRMGITGPPGAGKSTLVDQLTRLYRNAGQKVGILAVDPTSPFSGGALLGDRVRMGEHFLDHDVFIRSMASRGEQGGLAARSQEVGDVLSAGGFDVIIFETVGVGQMELDVVSAVDTTMVVLVPESGDDIQLMKAGIYEAADIFVINKSDRPGADRLHKLVEQLLDTKEDPAEWQVPVCQTSALQGVGVAELQSHLERHRAYLRSSGVQLEKRRLRARRQVESLLAKQVMGAFWTAKRLDALEDGLDAVPPYQLVRTLLDTS, from the coding sequence ATGGCATCACCGCTGGTGGAGGAGCTGTTGGCCGGATCAGCGCTCGCCATGGCAAGAGCCATCAGCATACTGGAGAATGACTCGCCGGACGCCCCCGCCCTTATTGACGCCCTGCACCCTTCCGCCAACTCCGGCTACCGCATGGGCATCACGGGCCCGCCCGGTGCCGGCAAAAGTACCCTTGTGGATCAGCTCACCCGGCTCTACCGCAACGCTGGGCAGAAAGTAGGCATCCTCGCGGTGGATCCCACCAGCCCGTTCAGCGGTGGCGCCCTGTTGGGTGATCGCGTGCGCATGGGTGAGCATTTTCTCGATCATGACGTTTTCATCCGCAGCATGGCGAGCCGGGGGGAGCAGGGGGGGCTAGCCGCACGCAGCCAGGAGGTTGGGGATGTACTCTCGGCCGGGGGCTTCGACGTGATCATTTTCGAGACAGTGGGGGTGGGTCAGATGGAGCTGGATGTCGTATCGGCTGTGGATACTACGATGGTGGTGCTGGTTCCAGAGTCGGGTGACGATATCCAGCTGATGAAGGCAGGCATTTATGAGGCGGCCGATATCTTCGTTATCAATAAGTCTGACCGCCCGGGTGCGGACCGACTGCACAAGCTGGTAGAGCAGCTGCTGGATACCAAAGAAGACCCAGCCGAATGGCAGGTACCTGTCTGTCAGACCAGCGCGCTGCAGGGCGTAGGGGTAGCCGAGTTGCAGTCGCATTTGGAGCGGCACCGGGCCTATTTACGGTCGTCGGGAGTCCAACTGGAAAAGCGGCGCCTGCGGGCTCGACGGCAGGTCGAGTCCCTCCTGGCCAAGCAGGTCATGGGTGCTTTCTGGACCGCCAAGCGCCTGGACGCGCTTGAGGACGGCCTGGACGCGGTGCCCCCCTACCAACTGGTCCGCACTCTGCTGGACACCTCCTGA
- the tatC gene encoding twin-arginine translocase subunit TatC translates to MPAPNEMTFLEHLEELRWRILKSLAVIVVIAIAAFIKADLLIAFLTAPALNLEQTVALQALKVSDMFMMRLIVSLMAGLVLGSPVTIYQLWRFVEPALGRSSRRTTLSIVLFGSAFFLTGVSFGYLVLLPISLRFFTALGAGMVAANYSIQAYLSYVVWMLLAAGLIFQMPVVSYILARIGLLTPAFLRHYRRYALVVILVLAAIFTPPDPLSQIMMAVPLLGLYEFSILIAKVFGPTPHA, encoded by the coding sequence GTGCCTGCCCCCAACGAAATGACATTCCTGGAGCACCTGGAAGAACTTCGCTGGCGCATACTTAAGAGCCTGGCGGTCATTGTTGTCATCGCCATTGCGGCCTTTATCAAGGCCGACTTGCTCATTGCCTTCCTAACGGCCCCGGCACTCAACCTGGAGCAGACTGTCGCCCTGCAGGCGCTCAAGGTATCCGACATGTTCATGATGCGCCTCATCGTCAGCCTGATGGCGGGGTTGGTGCTGGGCAGTCCCGTCACGATCTACCAGCTTTGGCGGTTTGTGGAGCCAGCCCTCGGCCGGTCATCCCGCCGCACCACGTTATCCATCGTCCTCTTTGGTTCAGCGTTCTTTCTCACTGGCGTCAGCTTCGGATACCTGGTGCTGCTCCCCATCAGTTTGCGATTTTTTACCGCCCTGGGTGCGGGTATGGTCGCCGCGAACTACAGCATCCAGGCCTACCTCAGTTACGTGGTGTGGATGCTGCTTGCAGCTGGCCTTATTTTCCAGATGCCGGTGGTTTCCTACATATTAGCCCGCATTGGCCTTCTAACCCCGGCCTTTTTACGCCACTACCGCAGGTATGCGCTGGTGGTGATCTTGGTTTTGGCGGCCATATTTACTCCCCCCGACCCTTTAAGCCAGATCATGATGGCGGTGCCGCTGCTGGGCCTGTATGAATTCTCCATTCTCATTGCAAAAGTATTTGGCCCGACGCCACACGCTTGA
- the rpsT gene encoding 30S ribosomal protein S20, which produces MDRHASTIKRHRQSLKRNARNRGIRARLRSSIKTVRLAEAKGPAEAALKEAISLLDKGAGTSLLHKNKAARLKSRLAHLVATRFAS; this is translated from the coding sequence ATGGATCGACACGCCTCCACCATCAAACGGCACCGGCAATCGCTGAAGCGCAATGCTCGGAATCGGGGCATTAGGGCCCGGCTGCGGTCGTCTATCAAGACGGTGCGGCTGGCCGAAGCGAAAGGTCCGGCGGAGGCGGCCTTGAAGGAAGCCATCAGCCTGCTCGATAAAGGAGCTGGCACCAGCCTGCTTCACAAGAACAAGGCCGCGCGCCTCAAATCCAGGCTTGCGCATCTGGTAGCAACCCGTTTCGCCTCCTGA
- a CDS encoding Crp/Fnr family transcriptional regulator, whose protein sequence is MSHTSSILREVPIFTELTERDMGLIMDMTVRRTYPRNTLIVIEEDKGDTLYLIESGSVKITRLNEEGREVILAILGSAEFFGEMALLDGQGRSANVMAIEDTVLFTLNRRNFLDVLERFPSISIHLLKEMTLRLRKSDQQIKSLSLSDAEHRIGIAIHRFAEDMGIFKQGVVTINRLPYQQDIANMAGTSRETVSRMLKNLEQKGLVEREGRHLIIRNYATFTRLFG, encoded by the coding sequence ATGAGTCACACATCGAGTATCCTCAGGGAAGTGCCCATCTTTACGGAATTGACGGAGAGAGATATGGGCCTAATCATGGATATGACTGTCAGGCGCACCTACCCCAGGAACACCTTGATCGTGATTGAAGAGGACAAGGGGGATACGCTATACCTCATTGAATCCGGATCGGTAAAAATTACGCGCCTGAACGAGGAAGGCCGTGAGGTGATTCTTGCCATTCTTGGATCCGCGGAGTTTTTTGGCGAGATGGCCCTGCTCGATGGCCAAGGCCGCTCCGCCAATGTGATGGCCATTGAGGACACGGTGCTGTTTACCTTGAATCGACGGAACTTTTTGGATGTTCTGGAGCGGTTCCCCTCCATCTCCATCCACCTGCTGAAGGAAATGACCCTCCGCCTGCGAAAATCCGACCAGCAGATCAAATCCCTATCCTTGTCCGACGCCGAACACCGCATCGGTATTGCTATCCACCGTTTCGCCGAGGACATGGGCATTTTCAAGCAGGGCGTGGTCACCATCAATCGGCTGCCGTACCAACAGGATATCGCCAACATGGCAGGCACCAGTCGGGAGACGGTATCGCGCATGCTGAAAAATCTCGAGCAGAAGGGTCTGGTGGAGCGCGAAGGCCGCCATTTGATCATCCGAAACTACGCCACTTTTACCCGGCTATTTGGATAG
- a CDS encoding glycosyltransferase family 9 protein yields MTRALVIRFSSMGDIILTAPVIRLLSESDPQMTIDYLVHDRYVPLVARFAPAPHNVLSFPADVGATQLPAYARQLAASDYDLVIDLHDSLRSKLLRRYFQGAELRVYRKPRLRRWMLFYLWLDRFEPDYSVVREYLSAAQLSAPEAPPRPQMAVDPQEAGETLQRFGLQENYLVCVPGAAWPQKSWLPQRYAELFTGYGAVSSRRLVLLGGPGDEICDRLAAELPSGVVHNLKGKTTLEESLAILSHSRLVIGADTGLVHAGEALGVPAVVILGPTSWQTGARAHHPESRIHEVPLWCRPCSQNGRRRCYRREQYCLTGTTAQQVAVSVNRILGRA; encoded by the coding sequence GTGACCCGTGCGCTGGTAATCCGGTTCAGTTCCATGGGGGACATTATCCTCACTGCGCCTGTCATCAGGCTCCTGAGCGAATCCGATCCGCAGATGACCATCGACTACCTCGTCCACGACCGGTACGTTCCGCTGGTGGCGCGATTCGCCCCGGCACCCCACAATGTGCTGTCATTCCCAGCGGATGTTGGGGCAACCCAGCTGCCTGCGTATGCACGCCAGCTGGCCGCCTCAGATTATGACCTGGTCATCGACCTCCACGACTCACTGCGCAGCAAGCTGCTGCGCCGCTATTTCCAGGGGGCGGAGCTTCGCGTGTATCGGAAGCCGCGACTCAGGCGCTGGATGCTGTTCTACCTGTGGCTGGATCGTTTTGAGCCGGATTACTCAGTCGTACGGGAGTATCTCAGCGCAGCTCAACTCTCTGCCCCGGAAGCACCCCCGCGTCCACAAATGGCGGTTGACCCCCAAGAAGCGGGCGAGACGCTGCAACGCTTTGGCCTACAGGAAAACTACCTGGTATGTGTACCTGGCGCCGCCTGGCCCCAAAAATCGTGGTTGCCCCAGCGCTACGCGGAACTCTTTACGGGCTACGGGGCAGTCTCGTCCCGCCGGTTGGTACTGCTGGGCGGCCCGGGCGATGAGATTTGCGACCGGCTGGCAGCAGAATTACCATCCGGGGTTGTGCACAATCTCAAAGGCAAAACGACCCTGGAGGAGTCGCTTGCCATTCTGTCTCACAGCCGGTTGGTTATCGGGGCGGATACGGGGCTGGTGCATGCCGGCGAGGCGCTCGGTGTGCCTGCGGTTGTGATTCTCGGACCCACATCCTGGCAGACAGGCGCCCGTGCCCATCATCCGGAAAGCCGGATCCACGAGGTACCCCTGTGGTGCCGCCCGTGCAGCCAGAACGGTCGACGGCGTTGCTATCGCCGGGAACAATACTGTCTTACAGGCACCACGGCCCAACAGGTGGCTGTTAGTGTGAACCGGATTCTGGGACGGGCATGA
- a CDS encoding polyprenyl synthetase family protein codes for MQVHLSDIVAPILDDIKLFQLEFEQALRSEVRLINTMVRYVLRNRGKRIRPILTILSARLCGQANLNSFRAAALVEMMHIATLVHDDVVDDSDLRRSWPSLRRVFNNRKAVLVGDYFLAKALSNMISLRDFRALDLLSRTAERLSSGEILQMEKALLGGMNEEIYYQMVRDKTASLFEIACELGAITATGDEEQRRALAQYGVNLGIAFQIQDDLFDLLGNKRLVGKPVAFDVKKNLRTLPLIYALKQLSPGDRRQYLRMLKSHARRGNRAQLRAAIEEGGGIEYARQRMEHYSDEALVALEPFPDSEYKSALINVLHFNAHRSS; via the coding sequence ATGCAAGTTCATCTTAGCGACATTGTCGCCCCCATCCTTGACGATATCAAGTTGTTCCAGCTGGAATTCGAGCAGGCTCTGCGCTCGGAAGTGCGGCTGATCAACACCATGGTCCGCTACGTGTTGCGAAACCGGGGCAAGCGTATCCGGCCCATCCTTACGATTCTATCCGCCAGGCTTTGCGGGCAGGCAAATCTGAATAGCTTTAGAGCCGCGGCTCTGGTGGAAATGATGCACATCGCCACATTGGTTCATGATGATGTGGTTGATGACTCGGACCTGCGGCGCAGCTGGCCCTCGCTACGCAGGGTCTTCAATAACAGGAAGGCCGTGCTGGTAGGCGACTATTTCCTGGCCAAGGCACTGAGCAACATGATCAGCCTGCGGGATTTTAGGGCCCTGGACCTGCTCTCAAGGACGGCGGAGCGCCTCAGCAGTGGTGAAATCCTCCAGATGGAGAAGGCACTTCTGGGGGGTATGAATGAAGAAATCTACTACCAGATGGTAAGGGACAAGACCGCCAGTCTTTTTGAGATAGCCTGTGAACTTGGCGCCATAACTGCCACAGGCGACGAAGAGCAAAGGCGCGCGCTGGCGCAGTACGGCGTTAACCTCGGCATAGCCTTTCAGATTCAGGACGACCTCTTTGACCTATTGGGCAATAAACGGCTGGTGGGCAAGCCAGTGGCGTTCGACGTGAAGAAAAATCTACGCACGCTGCCGCTGATCTACGCCCTCAAGCAACTGAGCCCGGGTGACCGCCGCCAGTATCTCAGGATGCTAAAGTCCCACGCACGGCGCGGCAATCGGGCGCAGCTGCGCGCAGCAATTGAGGAGGGGGGTGGCATTGAATATGCACGCCAGCGCATGGAGCATTATAGCGACGAGGCCCTCGTGGCGTTGGAGCCATTTCCTGATTCCGAATACAAATCCGCGCTCATTAACGTGCTCCACTTTAACGCCCACCGCTCCTCTTAA